One stretch of Cyclopterus lumpus isolate fCycLum1 chromosome 10, fCycLum1.pri, whole genome shotgun sequence DNA includes these proteins:
- the slc25a43 gene encoding solute carrier family 25 member 43, with protein MASVKKDDRLTSSQSFMCVGFAGIFSKAVTSPLEVVKIKSQVGTFHCKRGFWQSFLLVYQNEGLRAFWKGNLASCLRLFPYTAIHLATYKKIVHLHMDELGFISQWRAIFAGGLAGFAAAMMTYPLEVAETRLIAQSCRQPTYIGVVHTLSKIYGNEGLPALYRGFSLTLLGAFPFSIGCYAVYMNLDKLWQEPPFRFTPLQNFINGCLAAGVAQTLSYPFETVKRKMQAQSARLPHFGGVDVHFSGMIDCFVQVVKSKGILSLWNGLTANTIKIVPYFGLLFTCFEMCKRVCLYRNGYIVSPLSYKLAPGVDQSLGPSELQEAKRYLKNRGFESSLGNRW; from the exons ATGGCCTCAGTTAAAAAAGATGACAGACTGACGAGTTCTCAGAGCTTCATGTGCGTCGGTTTCGCCGGGATTTTCAGTAAAGCCGTCACTTCGCCGTTAGAGGTGGTCAAAATTAAGAGTCAGGTGGGCACTTTTCACTGTAAGAGGGGTTTCTGGCAAAGTTTTCTCCTCGTCTACCAGAATGAGGGACTTCGAGCGTTTTGGAAAGGAAACCTCGCCTCTTGTCTGCGGTTGTTCCCTTACACCGCAATTCATCTCGCAACATACAAAAA GATAGTCCACCTTCACATGGATGAACTGGGCTTTATATCTCAGTGGAGAGCCATATTTGCCGGTGGACTGGCTGGCTTTGCTGCTGCCATGATGACATACCCTCTGGAGGTGGCAGAAACGAGGCTCATCGCTCAAAGCTGCAGACAGCCCACCTACATCGGTGTAGTTCACACCCTTTCAAAGATCTACGGGAATGAAGGGCTGCCTGCTCTCTACAGGGGCTTTTCTCTCACTTTGTTGG GTGCATTTCCCTTTTCTATCGGTTGCTATGCAGTTTACATGAACTTGGACAAACTCTGGCAGGAGCCTCCTTTTCGCTTCACTCCCCTTCAGAACTTCATTAATGGCTGCCTCGCAGCGGGAGTTGCCCAAACCCTCTCCTACCCTTTTGAAACTGTAAAGCGGAAGATGCAG GCGCAGAGTGCCCGTCTGCCCCATTTTGGTGGAGTCGACGTCCATTTCAGTGGAATGATTGACTGTTTCGTACAGGTTGTAAAAAGCAAAGGCATCCTCTCACTGTGGAATGGCCTTACGGCCAACACAATAAAG ATTGTTCCCTACTTTGGTCTTCTTTTCACCTGCTTCGAGATGTGTAAGCGGGTCTGCCTTTACCGCAACGGCTACATCGTCTCGCCCCTGAGCTACAAACTTGCACCGGGTGTCGACCAGAGCCTCGGGCCGTCTGAGCTGCAGGAGGCGAAGCGCTACTTGAAAAACCGGGGCTTCGAGTCCTCTCTCGGAAACCGCTGGTGA